Proteins encoded together in one Lathyrus oleraceus cultivar Zhongwan6 chromosome 5, CAAS_Psat_ZW6_1.0, whole genome shotgun sequence window:
- the LOC127080558 gene encoding peroxidase P7 — protein sequence MAALTDSRLTVIGLALFVLIIGGSVNANLSTNFYSSSCPKLLSTVKANMQSAISKEARIGASILRLFFHDCFVNGCDGSILLDDTPTFTGEQHAAPNNNSARGFEVIDNIKSAVENICPGIVSCADILAIAAADSVTILGGPTWNVKLGRRDAKTASQSAALASIPRPTSDLNVLAKMFSDNGLSIKDLVALSGGHTIGQARCTTFRTRIYNETNIDTSFATTRQSNCPNAAGSGDNNLAPLDLQTPISFDNNYFKNLVQNKGLLHSDQQLFNGGSTDSIVSGYSTNPSSFSCDFAAAMIKMGDIKPLTGSNGEIRKNCGKIN from the exons ATGGCTGCTTTAACTGACTCTAGATTAACCGTGATCGGTTTGGCTCTATTTGTTCTAATAATAGGAGGGAGTGTCAATGCAAACCTTTCTACAAACTTTTATTCGAGTTCTTGTCCTAAACTTCTTTCTACCGTGAAAGCTAACATGCAATCTGCCATATCAAAGGAGGCTCGAATTGGTGCTTCTATCCTCCGTTTATTCTTCCACGATTGTTTTGTCAAC GGTTGTGATGGATCAATTCTACTCGATGACACGCCAACCTTTACCGGAGAGCAACACGCGGCTCCGAACAATAACTCTGCTCGTGGATTCGAAGTAATTGACAACATAAAATCAGCTGTAGAGAATATATGTCCCGGAATTGTATCATGTGCTGATATTCTTGCCATTGCAGCCGCAGATTCCGTCACAATT CTCGGAGGCCCAACCTGGAATGTAAAACTTGGAAGAAGAGACGCTAAGACAGCCAGTCAGTCTGCTGCACTTGCCTCCATTCCAAGACCAACTTCCGACCTCAATGTGCTTGCCAAAATGTTTAGTGATAATGGTCTTTCCATCAAGGACTTAGTCGCATTATCAG GTGGTCACACAATTGGACAAGCAAGATGCACAACTTTTAGGACAAGAATCTACAACGAGACTAACATAGATACTTCTTTTGCTACTACGAGACAATCAAATTGTCCAAATGCAGCAGGCTCCGGGGATAACAATTTGGCACCCCTTGATCTTCAGACTCCCATTTCTTTTGACAACAACTACTTCAAGAATCTTGTTCAGAACAAAGGTCTTCTCCATTCTGACCAACAGCTTTTCAACGGCGGGTCTACCGATTCTATTGTGAGTGGCTATAGTACTAATCCAAGTTCTTTTTCATGTGATTTTGCTGCGGCTATGATCAAGATGGGAGATATTAAACCTCTCACTGGATCAAATGGAGAGATCAGAAAGAATTGTGGAAAAATAAACTAA